The genome window GGTTCCCCATTGCCTCGAATACCGCAAGCACGAGCAGGGTCTCGAGCATCTGTCGGGCGAGGATTACGGCCGTGCCATCGCCGACGAGATCGAGAAGGTCATCCTGCGCGAGGGTGCCGATACCGTCGGCGCGCTCTGCCTCGAGCCGGTAACAGCCGGCGGCGGTGTCATCGCGCCGCCCGAAGGGTACTGGCCTCGCGTCCAGGAGATCTGCCGCAAGCACGATGTCCTGCTCATCATCGACGAGGTGGTCTGCGGGCTGGGACGCACGGGGACTTGGTTCGGATACCAGCAATACGGGATCCAGCCCGACATCGTGACGATGGCCAAAGGCGTGGCGAGCGGTTACGCCGCGATCTCGTGCTGCGTGACCACCGACGCCGTGTTCGAGATGTTTCACGACGACGCTGGCGACCCGCTCAACTATTTCCGCGACATCTCGACCTTCGGGGGCTGCACTGCCGGTCCGGCGGCAGCGCTCGAGAACATGTCGATCATCGAGGAGGAAGACCTCCTCGCGAATGTCGACCGGATGTCGGAGCGGATGCTCGGCAACCTGCATGCACTGGCCGGGAAACACCCCGCGATCGGCGACGTGCGCGGCAAGGGTCTTTTCCTCGGTGCGGAGCTCGTCTCCGACCGCGAGACGCGCGAGGTCCTGCCCGAGCCTCAGGTGCAGGCGATCGTCAAGGATTGCATGGCGCAGGGCGTCATTATCGGGGCGACCAACCGATCGGTCCCGGGGCGCAACAACACGCTCTGCTTCTCGCCGGCGCTGATCGCGACCGCGGACGAGATCGACCACATCACCGATGCCGTCGATCAGGCGATGAGCCGCGTCCTCGCCTGACCATGCCGAATGACCGGGAGGAATACATGACGGTCGAACCCGACTGGATCGCGGTCGATTGGGGGACGAGCCATGCCCGCGCCTGGGCCATGTCCGGTGAGGCCGTACTGGCCGAAGGCGCGCCGGGCCCCGGTATGGGAACGCTCTCGCCCGACGGTTTCGCGCCGGCGCTCGCGCGGATGATCGACGGCTGGCGCATCACGCCCGAGATTCCGGTCGTCGCCTGCGGCATGGTGGGTGCCAAACAGGGATGGCACGATGCGGGGTACCGCACGGTGCCTGCCAC of Palleronia sp. LCG004 contains these proteins:
- a CDS encoding aspartate aminotransferase family protein, translating into MTLPFQANDPRNVIEADRAHVWHHLTQHAPYVSADIDPRIIVEGKGLKLWDITGKEHIDAVSGGVWTVNVGYGRERIADAVRDQLVRMNFFGGSLGSIPGARFAERLVEKMPGLSRVYYANSGSEANEKAFKIVRQIAHKRHGGRKHKILFRDRDYHGTTIGCLSAGGQQERNAQYGPFAPGFVEVPHCLEYRKHEQGLEHLSGEDYGRAIADEIEKVILREGADTVGALCLEPVTAGGGVIAPPEGYWPRVQEICRKHDVLLIIDEVVCGLGRTGTWFGYQQYGIQPDIVTMAKGVASGYAAISCCVTTDAVFEMFHDDAGDPLNYFRDISTFGGCTAGPAAALENMSIIEEEDLLANVDRMSERMLGNLHALAGKHPAIGDVRGKGLFLGAELVSDRETREVLPEPQVQAIVKDCMAQGVIIGATNRSVPGRNNTLCFSPALIATADEIDHITDAVDQAMSRVLA